AGAGCATAAAATGTATCCGAACTTTAAAAGATATGGAAAAGAGCCATACGATATTGCAGTCATTCACGGAGGACCCGGGGCACCGGGAAGCGTGGCAGAGCTGGCCATGGAGCTTTCAAACAGGTCATCCACCGGAGTACTGGAACCCCTGCAGACCTCAATGAGCATTGACGGACAGATAAGTGAACTGAGAGATATCCTGAAAAGGCACGGTAAACTGCCGGTATCACTGGTCGGGCACTCATGGGGTGCCTGGCTTGCCTTTATGTTTGCAGCACGACATTCAAATTATGTCAAAAAACTCATCCTGGTTGCCAGCGGTCCGTTTGAGGAAAGCTATGCCCCCACAATCATTCAAAAGCGACTGGAACGCATGAGCGAGAACAAAATGGAAGAATATCTTCATCTCAGCGCAAAGATGAGCGATCCCTCTGTAAAGAATAAGAACTATTTTTTTGCAAAATTCGGAAAACTCATATCAGGCGTCGATTCATTCCATCTGTTACCTTTCAAGGAGAACACTGCAGAATTCAGCCACGAGATCAACAGAAGTGTGTGGAATGAAGCCAGTTATCTGAGAAGAAGCGGTAAACTGCTCAGGATGGGAAAAGACATCAGATGTCCTGTGGTGGCAATACACGGCGATCACGATCCACATCCCTTTGAAGGTGTCAGGAAACCGCTGGAGAGAACACTCAGGGATTTCCATTGTGTACTGCTGAAGGACTGCGGACA
The window above is part of the Methanolobus zinderi genome. Proteins encoded here:
- a CDS encoding alpha/beta fold hydrolase — encoded protein: MYPNFKRYGKEPYDIAVIHGGPGAPGSVAELAMELSNRSSTGVLEPLQTSMSIDGQISELRDILKRHGKLPVSLVGHSWGAWLAFMFAARHSNYVKKLILVASGPFEESYAPTIIQKRLERMSENKMEEYLHLSAKMSDPSVKNKNYFFAKFGKLISGVDSFHLLPFKENTAEFSHEINRSVWNEASYLRRSGKLLRMGKDIRCPVVAIHGDHDPHPFEGVRKPLERTLRDFHCVLLKDCGHYPWREKYARERFYEILRRELGHLEM